In one window of Acidobacteriota bacterium DNA:
- the cofC gene encoding 2-phospho-L-lactate guanylyltransferase, with translation MTKAILIPIKEPARVKTRLANLLTLAERQQLVWAMFEDVCEAVAQTTGADRIFIVTSFAKAAARARSLGFEVLGEERQESESASIDWASQILRDRGFDAALRLPADIPLVEAADIDALLAVELTKPMVLMVPSFEETGTNAILRAPPNLFPSRFGTGSLALHQAEAARIDAQCLIVKNERIALDIDEPHDIKMFLAKGKATKSLRLLEAMQIAKRFIE, from the coding sequence ATGACCAAAGCGATTTTAATTCCCATTAAAGAACCGGCGCGCGTAAAAACGCGGCTTGCGAATCTACTCACGCTCGCAGAGCGGCAGCAGTTGGTTTGGGCGATGTTTGAAGATGTCTGTGAAGCGGTGGCACAAACTACCGGAGCCGACCGTATTTTCATTGTCACGAGTTTTGCAAAAGCTGCGGCGCGCGCCCGGTCACTTGGCTTTGAGGTGCTGGGTGAAGAGAGGCAGGAATCCGAGAGCGCTTCGATTGACTGGGCTTCGCAAATTTTGCGCGACAGAGGGTTCGATGCGGCGCTTCGTCTTCCGGCGGATATTCCGCTGGTTGAAGCCGCTGACATTGACGCTTTGCTTGCCGTCGAACTCACTAAACCTATGGTGTTAATGGTTCCGTCATTTGAAGAGACCGGCACCAATGCCATCCTGCGCGCGCCGCCCAATCTCTTCCCTTCGCGTTTTGGTACAGGGTCGCTGGCGCTTCATCAAGCCGAAGCCGCGCGGATTGACGCGCAATGTTTAATCGTTAAAAACGAACGTATCGCTTTAGACATTGATGAACCGCACGACATCAAAATGTTTTTAGCCAAAGGCAAAGCGACCAAAAGTTTGCGTTTGCTTGAAGCGATGCAGATTGCCAAACGCTTCATCGAATAA
- the npdG gene encoding NADPH-dependent F420 reductase, with the protein MDINELKIGIIGGTGEEGRGLALRWAMAGAQVTIGSRAIEKAQEATDELNKILGSRKIHHATNQDAVKEADFILLTVPFDYAASTIESLKEHFRADAILIDITVPVVFEQGRVRYHEPAEGSASEHLKTKLPENIPLVAAFKTEPAHMLADASAQLDCDTFVASDHKEAKARVIEAIKYIEGLRPVDAGVLYSARCLERMTILLIGINRRHKIKNGRFRLLGLAE; encoded by the coding sequence ATGGACATCAACGAACTAAAAATCGGCATCATCGGCGGCACAGGTGAAGAAGGTCGCGGCTTGGCGCTACGCTGGGCAATGGCGGGCGCGCAAGTCACCATCGGGTCACGCGCCATTGAAAAAGCCCAGGAAGCCACAGACGAATTAAATAAAATTCTCGGAAGCCGGAAGATTCATCACGCCACCAATCAAGATGCCGTCAAAGAAGCCGATTTCATTCTGCTCACCGTGCCTTTCGATTATGCCGCGTCAACTATCGAATCACTCAAAGAACATTTTCGCGCCGATGCGATTTTGATAGACATCACCGTACCGGTCGTTTTCGAGCAGGGGCGCGTGCGTTACCATGAACCCGCCGAAGGGTCAGCAAGCGAACATCTGAAAACCAAACTCCCGGAAAACATTCCGCTGGTTGCCGCATTTAAAACCGAACCCGCGCATATGCTGGCGGATGCGAGCGCCCAGCTTGATTGCGATACCTTTGTCGCCAGCGACCATAAAGAAGCCAAAGCCCGCGTCATTGAAGCCATCAAATATATCGAAGGGTTGCGCCCGGTCGATGCCGGAGTGTTGTACAGCGCGCGTTGTCTGGAGCGCATGACGATTCTGCTCATCGGCATCAATCGCCGCCATAAAATCAAAAATGGACGCTTTCGATTGTTGGGACTAGCGGAATGA
- the cofE gene encoding coenzyme F420-0:L-glutamate ligase, whose translation MLPQFTVIGLTGIPEIQTGDDLPSLIVKAAGDANLQIQEGDVFVIAQKVVSKAEGQVMNLDSITPSTEAIEWATQYHKDARMVQVVLSESRRIVRKERGVMISETHHGFICANAGVDHSNVAPGFVVLLPVDPDASAKNIQAALEQAFDAKLAVIISDTFGRPWREGLTNVALGVAGIAPLIDYRGTTDSFGQLLRVTMIAIADEIAAAAELVMGKTDGVPVVVVRGLNYESREVSGKELIRAAENDLFR comes from the coding sequence ATGCTTCCTCAATTCACGGTCATCGGTTTAACCGGCATTCCTGAAATTCAAACGGGCGATGATTTGCCGTCGCTGATTGTCAAAGCGGCGGGCGATGCCAATTTGCAGATTCAAGAAGGCGATGTATTTGTCATTGCCCAAAAAGTGGTCTCAAAAGCCGAAGGTCAGGTCATGAATCTCGATTCCATCACGCCTTCCACCGAAGCTATCGAATGGGCGACGCAATACCATAAAGACGCGCGAATGGTTCAGGTCGTACTTAGCGAATCGCGGCGCATCGTGCGCAAAGAGCGCGGAGTGATGATTTCGGAAACCCATCACGGCTTCATTTGCGCCAATGCCGGGGTTGATCATTCCAACGTCGCGCCGGGCTTTGTGGTATTGCTGCCGGTTGACCCGGACGCCTCGGCAAAAAATATTCAAGCGGCTCTCGAACAGGCATTCGATGCCAAACTCGCAGTGATTATCTCGGACACTTTCGGAAGACCCTGGCGTGAAGGACTCACGAATGTGGCGCTCGGCGTAGCGGGCATCGCGCCGCTGATTGATTATCGCGGCACTACGGATTCATTCGGACAACTGTTGCGCGTCACCATGATTGCGATTGCCGATGAAATCGCTGCGGCGGCAGAGTTGGTGATGGGCAAAACCGATGGTGTGCCGGTCGTCGTGGTGCGCGGACTCAATTATGAGTCGCGCGAAGTCAGCGGCAAAGAATTGATTCGCGCGGCGGAGAATGATTTGTTCAGGTGA
- the cofD gene encoding 2-phospho-L-lactate transferase, with amino-acid sequence MISDNQASTTDDRLPTTGYQRPATDNRSPKITALAGGIGAAKFLLGLIHLLPPENLTIIANTGDDIELFGLRVCPDIDTVTYTLAGVINETMGWGLANDTFESLKWMARYGEADWFNLGDKDLATHIYRANLLHQGVTLTEITSRIAASLGVGAKILPMTDSYTPTRVVTDEGEMHFQEYFVRRRCQPQVKELHFQNIESTQPAEGVIAAIQTSDAVIICPSNPFISIGPILAVPGVRQALKQTRAEVIAITPIIAGQALKGPAADMLRDLGHEVSARGVAALYKDFVNTFVLDESDADLKTSIEQFGLQVVAMNTVMQTLADKQRLAVEVLKMLTCDSHKE; translated from the coding sequence ATGATTTCTGACAATCAAGCATCAACAACCGACGACCGGCTGCCGACGACCGGCTACCAACGACCGGCTACCGACAACCGGTCACCGAAAATCACTGCGCTTGCGGGCGGCATCGGGGCGGCGAAATTTCTGTTAGGTTTGATTCACCTCTTGCCGCCGGAAAATCTCACCATCATTGCCAACACCGGCGATGACATAGAACTTTTCGGATTGCGCGTCTGTCCCGATATTGACACGGTGACCTATACGCTTGCAGGCGTCATCAATGAAACGATGGGATGGGGACTCGCAAACGACACCTTTGAATCATTGAAATGGATGGCGCGTTACGGCGAAGCCGATTGGTTCAATCTAGGAGATAAAGATTTAGCCACGCATATCTATCGCGCGAATTTGCTCCACCAGGGCGTAACGCTTACAGAAATCACTTCGCGCATTGCCGCGTCGCTTGGCGTCGGCGCAAAAATTTTACCGATGACCGATTCTTACACGCCGACGCGCGTGGTGACCGATGAAGGCGAGATGCACTTTCAGGAATATTTCGTGCGGCGGCGTTGTCAGCCACAGGTGAAGGAATTGCATTTTCAAAATATCGAATCGACGCAACCGGCTGAAGGCGTCATTGCAGCGATACAAACCAGCGATGCGGTGATTATTTGTCCGAGCAATCCGTTTATCAGCATCGGTCCCATTCTGGCGGTGCCCGGTGTGCGCCAGGCGCTGAAACAGACGCGAGCCGAAGTCATTGCGATTACACCGATCATTGCAGGGCAGGCGTTGAAAGGTCCCGCCGCCGATATGCTCCGCGATTTAGGACACGAAGTCTCGGCGCGTGGGGTTGCGGCGCTTTACAAAGATTTCGTGAATACCTTTGTGCTCGATGAATCTGATGCCGATTTAAAAACCTCAATCGAACAATTCGGTTTGCAGGTTGTGGCGATGAACACTGTCATGCAGACGCTTGCAGACAAACAGCGATTGGCTGTAGAAGTCCTAAAAATGCTTACTTGCGACAGCCATAAAGAATAA